A DNA window from Acidimicrobiia bacterium contains the following coding sequences:
- a CDS encoding NAD-dependent epimerase/dehydratase family protein → MRVLVTGASGVFGRDICTRLVREGVDVVAMARRDVTVPGVEFVSADIRDTEAVEKAMVGADVVVHLAWAVTPLRTEEETRDVNIGGSTNVLRAMEATGCPRIVFSSSATVYGSHPDNPPVFTESDPLRPAPDIYYAAHKAEVEGLIADAGVPSVVTRSSPAAGRHLDNYEFRMFATPVLMSAKGETPVWQFMHDEDIGRFHAEAILSDRTGVVNVAPPDGGMTIPEIAGILGKKVVEIPLSAMQRVVEIGWKYNLIEMDPPSLAGYRWMPVLDDKRLREEWDFQCAWTGREALEDLARVLSRTVYIGPHRIDLPWRLAYVDTNPPRDLPPYDGPDGSDASTDAGLADAAPAELRGEFDSPIDPTYPTYSATNLSEAFPGPMTPLSLSVSLDAMLAASDGMVDFLDLRDEIAHAQRGRGAGSFGHRIYANVSVVREMAAAMPGMSPEDIDEQFLGIHHANREASSMSLSEALDSLRLLAHTGPKLLGFRGEIGRSEREAATLPASPDELGAKEDAELLAHIELLHDELCQAWNVACISNMIAAGAQSAAEKISGVEAFDLERGGVDDLQSAGALVGVRRLADLAARCRQLGSFLTTRSPEEVLAAIRPGDRPTGGAGDDGEPVDGLSEFATWFEDLVERYGHRGPGETELENEMFSDRPVLLLDSVIKAVKAPTPASTPPATRRALRERIAARMMNNAMRQREQARDPIVRLTHGLRRAVRERARRLVALGALVDPSDVFYLSYRELLASTAVGADTIARRREERKRLAALRMPNHFTGIWDTDAAGVDESDDPDTAEGSAVSGIPASPGTVRGRVRILTDVSDDLDPGDVLVAHITDTGWTPLFAFAGAVVTDVGGVLSHPAVVAREFGVPCVVGTENATRVLHDGQTVEVDGDTGTIRVVEKGA, encoded by the coding sequence ATGAGGGTCCTCGTCACGGGTGCCAGCGGCGTCTTCGGCCGTGACATCTGCACGCGTCTCGTCCGGGAAGGCGTGGACGTCGTGGCCATGGCGCGACGCGATGTCACCGTCCCCGGAGTGGAGTTCGTCAGCGCCGACATCCGTGACACCGAGGCCGTCGAGAAGGCAATGGTCGGCGCCGATGTGGTCGTGCACCTGGCATGGGCTGTCACGCCGCTTCGCACCGAGGAGGAGACCCGCGACGTCAACATCGGTGGGAGCACCAACGTGCTGCGGGCCATGGAGGCAACAGGCTGCCCCCGCATCGTGTTCTCGTCGTCGGCCACGGTCTACGGATCCCATCCCGACAACCCGCCCGTGTTCACCGAGTCGGATCCGCTTCGCCCGGCACCTGACATCTACTACGCGGCGCACAAGGCCGAGGTGGAGGGACTCATCGCCGACGCAGGTGTCCCGTCCGTCGTGACCCGCAGCTCACCGGCCGCAGGTCGACATCTCGACAACTACGAGTTCCGCATGTTCGCCACTCCCGTTCTGATGTCGGCGAAAGGAGAAACGCCGGTCTGGCAGTTCATGCACGACGAGGACATCGGCCGGTTCCACGCCGAGGCGATCTTGAGCGACCGCACCGGGGTCGTGAACGTGGCGCCGCCCGACGGCGGGATGACCATTCCCGAGATAGCAGGGATTCTGGGCAAGAAGGTCGTTGAGATTCCGCTGTCCGCGATGCAGCGGGTGGTCGAAATCGGTTGGAAGTACAACCTGATCGAGATGGACCCTCCGTCACTCGCCGGGTACCGGTGGATGCCCGTGCTCGACGACAAGCGGCTGCGGGAGGAGTGGGATTTCCAGTGCGCGTGGACCGGGCGCGAGGCTCTCGAAGACCTGGCCCGGGTGCTCTCGCGTACCGTCTACATCGGTCCTCACCGCATCGACCTCCCCTGGCGCCTTGCGTACGTCGATACGAACCCTCCACGCGATCTTCCTCCGTATGACGGTCCGGATGGATCGGATGCGTCGACCGACGCCGGGCTGGCCGACGCGGCACCCGCAGAGCTCAGAGGTGAGTTCGACAGCCCGATCGACCCGACGTATCCCACCTACTCGGCCACCAACCTTTCCGAGGCGTTTCCGGGCCCGATGACACCGCTGTCGCTGTCGGTTTCTCTCGACGCCATGCTCGCCGCGAGCGACGGCATGGTCGACTTCCTCGACCTGAGAGACGAGATCGCGCATGCCCAGCGCGGTCGGGGCGCCGGAAGCTTCGGTCACAGGATCTACGCCAACGTCTCGGTCGTTCGCGAGATGGCCGCCGCGATGCCGGGTATGTCGCCCGAGGACATCGACGAGCAGTTCCTGGGTATCCACCACGCGAACCGGGAGGCGTCGTCGATGTCTCTGTCGGAGGCACTCGACTCGTTGCGTCTGTTGGCGCACACGGGCCCGAAGCTGCTGGGGTTCCGAGGGGAGATCGGACGTTCCGAACGCGAGGCCGCGACGCTTCCCGCATCGCCCGACGAGTTGGGCGCCAAAGAGGATGCCGAGCTCCTCGCCCACATCGAGCTCCTGCACGACGAGCTGTGCCAGGCCTGGAACGTGGCGTGCATCTCCAACATGATCGCCGCCGGCGCACAGTCGGCGGCGGAGAAGATCTCGGGTGTCGAGGCGTTCGACCTCGAGCGCGGCGGGGTCGACGACCTCCAGAGTGCCGGTGCCCTGGTCGGTGTGAGGCGACTCGCAGACCTGGCAGCCCGGTGTCGGCAGCTCGGCTCGTTCCTCACGACACGCTCACCGGAGGAGGTGCTGGCAGCCATCCGACCCGGAGACCGCCCGACGGGTGGTGCAGGAGACGACGGCGAACCCGTCGACGGCCTCAGCGAGTTCGCTACGTGGTTCGAGGACCTGGTCGAACGCTACGGACACCGTGGACCCGGCGAGACCGAGCTCGAGAACGAAATGTTCTCGGATCGGCCGGTTCTCCTCCTCGATTCGGTCATCAAGGCTGTCAAAGCGCCGACCCCTGCCTCCACGCCGCCCGCGACTCGGCGCGCACTACGGGAACGGATCGCCGCACGGATGATGAACAACGCCATGCGTCAGCGCGAGCAGGCCCGTGACCCGATCGTCCGACTCACCCATGGATTGCGACGTGCTGTTCGGGAGCGCGCCCGGAGGCTGGTGGCTCTCGGCGCCCTCGTCGACCCATCGGACGTCTTCTACCTGTCGTACCGGGAGCTGCTCGCGTCCACGGCGGTCGGCGCCGACACCATCGCCCGCCGACGCGAGGAGCGGAAGCGGCTCGCCGCGCTGAGGATGCCCAATCACTTCACCGGCATCTGGGACACCGACGCGGCCGGGGTCGACGAATCCGACGATCCCGACACGGCTGAGGGCTCCGCCGTGAGCGGAATACCGGCGTCACCGGGAACGGTGCGAGGTCGGGTCCGCATTCTCACCGACGTCAGTGACGATCTCGACCCGGGCGACGTCCTCGTCGCCCACATCACCGACACCGGCTGGACCCCGCTCTTCGCCTTCGCGGGGGCCGTCGTGACTGACGTGGGGGGCGTTCTGTCGCATCCGGCCGTCGTGGCCCGGGAGTTCGGCGTGCCGTGCGTTGTCGGCACCGAGAACGCCACGCGCGTGTTGCACGACGGCCAGACTGTGGAGGTCGACGGCGACACCGGCACGATCCGTGTCGTCGAGAAAGGCGCCTGA
- a CDS encoding CbbQ/NirQ/NorQ/GpvN family protein, with translation MPGRPYYEPVGNEERIFVAAHEQGLTILLKGPTGCGKTRFIEAMAHDVGRPLITVACHEDLTAADLVGRFLLKGGDTEWVDGPLTTAVRSGSICYLDEIVEARQDTTVVLHPLADHRRELPLERRGETLRAADGFGLVVSYNPGYQSVLKDLKDSTRQRMISIELGFPPPEVEEKVVAHETGLDGTRPAELVALAQAIRKLESSGLREVASTRVLIAAGRLIAAGVPPREAATAAVTGPLTDDPGLETGLLEMVDAYVTDVH, from the coding sequence GTGCCCGGACGCCCCTACTACGAGCCCGTGGGAAACGAGGAGCGCATCTTCGTGGCCGCCCACGAACAGGGTTTGACCATCCTGCTCAAGGGTCCCACCGGATGCGGCAAGACGCGGTTCATCGAAGCGATGGCGCATGATGTGGGTCGCCCGTTGATCACGGTCGCCTGCCACGAGGATCTCACGGCCGCCGACCTGGTCGGTCGTTTCCTGCTCAAGGGTGGGGACACCGAGTGGGTCGACGGCCCACTCACGACCGCCGTCCGGTCGGGGTCGATCTGCTACCTCGACGAGATCGTCGAGGCCCGCCAGGACACCACCGTCGTGCTGCATCCCCTCGCAGACCACCGTCGGGAGCTGCCGCTCGAGCGACGGGGGGAGACGCTGCGTGCGGCCGACGGCTTCGGGCTCGTGGTCAGCTACAACCCCGGCTACCAGAGCGTCCTGAAGGATCTCAAGGACTCGACACGCCAGCGCATGATCTCCATCGAGCTGGGCTTCCCGCCGCCCGAGGTGGAGGAGAAGGTCGTCGCGCACGAGACGGGCCTCGACGGCACCCGGCCGGCCGAGCTCGTGGCACTGGCGCAGGCCATCCGGAAGCTCGAGAGCAGCGGTCTACGGGAGGTGGCTTCCACCCGGGTGCTCATCGCGGCGGGTCGGCTGATCGCGGCCGGTGTACCGCCACGCGAGGCGGCTACCGCCGCCGTCACCGGGCCCCTGACCGACGATCCCGGTCTGGAGACCGGACTCCTCGAGATGGTCGACGCCTACGTGACCGACGTTCACTGA
- a CDS encoding AMP-binding protein, translating to MTDPRSLTLGDVLREHRRSRPGKTATVDGDVRHTWPELDDRVNRLANALNADGFAAGDRILWLAQNSSRLLEALLATAKLGGICCPVNWRQSPEELTFVIDDVEAHTVLWQEAEIGDSVRVGRERASSSSRWVQLDSATDPNSDEYEALLGDASPTDPDLDVDPATPVLDVYTAAFEGRPNGALLDHTAIVTQSVLMAMLQGVDHEYRYLNCGPMFHVGTLMLTLATFQMGGVNVFTPRVDAEELCRLIDSERCTGAFLRPPTIAQIVEVNADRRYDLSSLRANPGPDAWNEMVTLDTSPRARHRGGYGQTEVMGLITFGALGPGTGNAGRPSPFAQVRIVDPEGNEVATGETGEIVVRGLTVMVGYDRRPELNDRRQRGGWHHTNDLGVREADGTIRFVGPMTRIVKSAAENIYPAEVEAALKRHDAVADAAIIGVPDEKWEQSVKAIIVLEDGRSVTAEDLIEHCRSTIASYKKPRTVEFVDALPKRGNETDYDALDAQFGGGGYPGGD from the coding sequence ATGACCGACCCCCGCAGCCTCACCCTCGGCGACGTCCTGCGCGAGCACCGTCGGAGCCGCCCAGGGAAGACAGCCACCGTCGACGGGGATGTGCGGCACACATGGCCCGAGCTCGACGACCGCGTCAACCGGCTCGCCAACGCCCTGAACGCCGACGGCTTCGCTGCGGGAGACCGGATCCTGTGGCTGGCGCAGAACTCGTCGCGTCTTCTCGAAGCGCTCCTCGCTACCGCGAAGCTCGGCGGGATCTGCTGTCCGGTCAACTGGCGCCAGTCCCCCGAGGAGCTGACCTTCGTGATCGACGACGTAGAGGCTCACACGGTCCTGTGGCAGGAGGCAGAGATCGGCGACTCCGTGCGTGTGGGTCGTGAGCGCGCGTCGTCATCGTCACGCTGGGTACAGCTGGACTCTGCCACCGATCCGAACTCAGACGAGTACGAGGCTCTCCTGGGCGACGCGTCTCCGACTGACCCGGACCTCGACGTCGACCCAGCCACCCCCGTTCTCGACGTCTACACAGCGGCGTTCGAGGGACGGCCCAACGGCGCCCTGCTCGACCACACGGCCATCGTGACCCAGAGTGTGCTCATGGCGATGCTCCAGGGCGTCGACCACGAGTACCGGTATCTCAACTGCGGGCCGATGTTCCACGTCGGTACGCTCATGCTCACCCTCGCCACCTTCCAGATGGGTGGTGTGAACGTCTTCACCCCGCGTGTCGACGCGGAGGAGCTCTGCCGTCTCATCGACTCCGAGCGGTGCACCGGGGCCTTCCTGCGCCCGCCGACGATCGCCCAGATCGTGGAGGTCAACGCCGATCGACGCTACGACCTCTCGTCGCTGCGGGCCAATCCCGGTCCGGACGCCTGGAACGAGATGGTCACCCTCGACACATCACCGCGCGCCCGCCACCGTGGTGGCTACGGCCAGACCGAGGTCATGGGGCTCATCACGTTCGGGGCGCTCGGTCCCGGGACCGGCAACGCCGGACGTCCCTCACCCTTCGCTCAGGTCAGGATCGTGGATCCCGAGGGAAACGAGGTCGCCACCGGGGAGACCGGTGAGATCGTCGTGCGCGGCCTCACCGTCATGGTCGGTTACGACCGCCGGCCCGAGCTCAACGACCGCCGGCAGCGCGGTGGGTGGCACCACACGAACGACCTCGGTGTCCGCGAGGCCGACGGGACGATCCGCTTCGTCGGACCCATGACCCGGATCGTCAAGTCGGCGGCGGAGAACATCTACCCCGCCGAGGTCGAGGCGGCCCTGAAGCGCCACGACGCCGTGGCCGACGCAGCGATCATCGGTGTGCCCGATGAGAAGTGGGAGCAGAGTGTGAAGGCCATCATCGTTCTGGAGGATGGCAGGTCGGTCACCGCCGAGGACCTCATCGAACACTGTCGCTCGACGATCGCGTCGTACAAGAAGCCGCGCACGGTGGAGTTCGTCGACGCACTGCCGAAGCGGGGGAACGAGACCGACTACGACGCCCTCGACGCGCAGTTCGGCGGCGGCGGCTACCCCGGTGGGGACTGA
- a CDS encoding nitronate monooxygenase family protein, whose amino-acid sequence MNTTVRDMLGIEFPILAFSHCRDVVAAVTNAGGMGVLGATALTPEELEVELDWIEGEVGGRPFGVDLLFPASYVGDESDLDPTALAELIPDEHRAFLGDLLERYEVPEIPEGVVEQSFAKMTVAHERVGQLADIAFAHPIRLIANALGPPPPMMIEEAHARDIPVAALAGTRAHAARNAQVGADIIVAQGYEAGGHTGTISTMVLVPEVVDEVAPVPVLAAGGIGDGRQVAAALALGAEGVWTGSVWLTTEEAETHPVVKDKFLAAGSGDTVRSRSITGKPARQLRTAWTDEWESDESPGPLPMPLQPMLVDDARARIARASTTPGSGAEKLANYFVGQVVGSMNSVKPARRVMLELIEGFADTVERLEALADTAGEK is encoded by the coding sequence GTGAACACGACAGTCCGCGACATGCTGGGTATCGAGTTCCCGATCCTGGCGTTCAGCCACTGCCGTGACGTGGTGGCGGCGGTCACCAACGCCGGTGGCATGGGCGTTCTCGGTGCCACCGCTCTCACTCCCGAGGAGCTGGAGGTGGAGCTCGACTGGATCGAGGGTGAGGTCGGGGGCCGACCGTTCGGCGTCGACCTGCTCTTCCCCGCCAGCTACGTGGGCGACGAATCCGACCTCGACCCGACGGCCCTCGCGGAGCTGATTCCCGATGAGCACCGGGCGTTTCTCGGCGATCTCCTCGAGCGCTACGAGGTGCCGGAGATACCCGAGGGTGTCGTCGAGCAGAGCTTCGCGAAGATGACTGTCGCCCACGAGCGGGTGGGACAACTGGCCGACATCGCCTTCGCACACCCGATCCGTCTGATCGCCAACGCCCTCGGCCCACCGCCACCGATGATGATCGAGGAGGCGCACGCACGCGACATCCCGGTCGCCGCACTTGCCGGGACCCGGGCGCATGCCGCGCGCAACGCCCAGGTCGGTGCCGACATCATCGTCGCCCAGGGATACGAGGCCGGTGGGCACACGGGAACGATCTCGACGATGGTCCTCGTTCCCGAGGTCGTCGACGAGGTGGCCCCCGTCCCGGTGCTCGCGGCCGGTGGCATCGGCGACGGCCGGCAGGTTGCTGCGGCCCTGGCACTGGGTGCCGAGGGAGTGTGGACCGGCTCGGTCTGGCTGACCACCGAGGAGGCCGAGACCCACCCGGTCGTCAAGGACAAGTTCCTCGCAGCCGGGAGTGGTGACACCGTGCGTTCGCGGTCCATCACCGGCAAGCCGGCCCGGCAGCTGCGCACCGCGTGGACCGACGAGTGGGAGTCTGATGAGTCGCCCGGCCCTCTACCGATGCCGCTCCAGCCGATGCTGGTCGACGATGCACGCGCTCGCATCGCCCGTGCCTCGACGACACCGGGTTCGGGCGCCGAGAAGCTCGCCAACTACTTCGTGGGTCAGGTCGTGGGCAGTATGAATTCCGTGAAGCCCGCCCGGCGAGTGATGCTGGAACTCATCGAGGGGTTCGCCGACACGGTCGAACGCCTCGAGGCACTGGCCGACACGGCAGGAGAGAAGTAG
- a CDS encoding 3-keto-5-aminohexanoate cleavage protein, whose protein sequence is MTSAPSLRDAGKVYVEVGLNEVASKDRNANIPYGPDEVAADAIACAQAGASVIHFHARHGDGTQAWTDDGVYRRAMELIAEEADLVTYPTYPPRVDREERYRHLWALADEPSTAPLELAPIDIGSRNVSLWEPDKQRFAPLGILPAESQVALNPPDEIEWVIARAAERGLHPTLGVFDMTYLRYSIHALWAGLLKPPLLLKWFLSERWVGGTFPTPAGLDAYLSQVPDGVDHEGLVVPYAMSKADDVETLWRHGLERGQNIRVGIGDNPEAFATSTNTELVERAVELIAGYGLRPATADDVRNRLGLRV, encoded by the coding sequence GTGACGTCGGCGCCCAGCCTGCGGGACGCGGGAAAGGTCTACGTCGAGGTCGGTCTCAACGAGGTTGCGTCGAAGGATCGCAACGCCAACATCCCGTACGGCCCCGACGAAGTGGCGGCGGACGCGATCGCGTGCGCGCAGGCCGGCGCATCCGTGATCCACTTCCACGCCCGCCACGGCGACGGTACGCAGGCGTGGACCGACGACGGTGTCTACCGGCGGGCGATGGAGCTCATCGCCGAGGAGGCGGACCTCGTCACCTACCCCACCTATCCGCCCCGCGTCGACCGGGAGGAGCGGTACCGCCACCTGTGGGCGCTGGCCGACGAGCCCTCGACGGCCCCGCTGGAGCTGGCGCCGATCGACATCGGCTCGCGCAACGTGTCGTTGTGGGAGCCAGACAAGCAGCGGTTCGCGCCCCTCGGGATCCTGCCGGCCGAGAGCCAGGTGGCGCTCAACCCTCCCGACGAGATCGAGTGGGTCATCGCCCGGGCCGCCGAGCGTGGACTGCATCCCACGCTGGGCGTCTTCGACATGACGTATCTTCGGTACTCGATCCACGCGCTCTGGGCGGGCCTGCTGAAACCTCCTCTGCTCCTCAAGTGGTTCCTGTCGGAACGGTGGGTCGGCGGCACGTTCCCCACCCCCGCGGGACTCGACGCCTACCTTTCCCAGGTTCCCGACGGCGTGGATCACGAGGGGCTCGTGGTGCCCTACGCGATGTCGAAAGCCGACGACGTCGAAACCCTGTGGAGGCACGGCCTCGAGCGCGGTCAGAACATCCGCGTCGGTATCGGCGACAACCCGGAGGCCTTTGCCACATCCACGAACACCGAGCTCGTGGAACGCGCCGTGGAGCTCATCGCCGGTTACGGCCTGAGACCGGCGACGGCCGACGACGTCAGGAACCGCCTCGGCCTCCGGGTTTGA
- a CDS encoding ABC transporter substrate-binding protein has translation MRRSTLLRWLGVAVVLTLAAAACDSDGDSSETSSNEPPPELTGDPITVVQIATYEPPAGSTGGSPEAEVGAQAAAKAINDAGGVNGSPIEVIGCDEKQDPNETAACARMAADEGAVAVVGAFTTFDVNYMPVLAEAGIPSVGNFAIGFEDFANEYSFPITGGAPSGIAGQAAILADEAGAEKIDAVFLEIEAGEIAVDFADAALEPRGLAVDNRIPWPPGTTDPAPIVAAAESNDPDGIVIALAQGDASRYIEGSFLGGSDTALGINGASLTQDDIEQLGDASNGLYFAGTYLPSTSDDPAVQDFNHDMDAIDENVAKNDVSMNSYASVKLVAQVAEGITGPVTAASLFGALNGTGEVDLGLVAPFSYQEPDNTLFPGVITRIFNPDVMYMRVEDGEITPITGDWVNPTTPPSG, from the coding sequence ATGCGACGGTCCACGTTGTTGCGGTGGTTGGGAGTTGCCGTGGTCCTCACGCTTGCGGCTGCGGCGTGCGACAGTGACGGTGACTCCTCGGAGACGTCCAGCAATGAGCCACCTCCCGAGCTCACCGGCGATCCCATCACGGTCGTCCAGATCGCCACCTACGAGCCACCGGCCGGTTCGACCGGTGGGAGCCCCGAGGCCGAGGTGGGCGCCCAGGCCGCGGCGAAGGCCATCAACGACGCCGGCGGCGTGAACGGAAGCCCGATCGAGGTCATCGGCTGCGACGAGAAGCAGGACCCGAACGAGACGGCGGCATGCGCCCGCATGGCGGCCGACGAGGGTGCCGTGGCGGTGGTGGGTGCCTTCACGACCTTCGACGTGAACTACATGCCTGTACTCGCCGAGGCGGGCATCCCGTCGGTCGGTAACTTCGCCATCGGCTTCGAGGACTTCGCCAACGAGTACTCCTTCCCGATCACCGGTGGCGCTCCCTCCGGCATCGCAGGACAGGCGGCGATCCTGGCCGACGAAGCGGGCGCCGAGAAGATCGATGCCGTGTTCCTCGAGATCGAAGCCGGTGAGATCGCCGTGGACTTCGCCGACGCCGCCCTGGAGCCGCGTGGCCTCGCTGTCGACAACAGGATCCCCTGGCCTCCCGGCACGACCGACCCGGCACCCATCGTGGCCGCGGCGGAGTCGAACGACCCCGACGGGATCGTCATCGCCCTCGCTCAGGGCGACGCCTCCCGCTACATCGAGGGGTCCTTCCTCGGAGGCTCCGACACGGCCCTCGGGATCAACGGCGCCTCACTGACCCAGGACGACATCGAGCAGCTCGGAGATGCGTCGAACGGCCTGTACTTCGCCGGCACGTACCTCCCGTCCACATCGGACGACCCGGCAGTGCAGGACTTCAACCATGACATGGACGCCATCGACGAGAACGTCGCCAAGAACGACGTGTCGATGAACTCCTATGCCTCGGTGAAGCTCGTCGCCCAGGTGGCCGAGGGCATCACCGGCCCCGTCACCGCGGCGTCCCTCTTCGGGGCGTTGAACGGCACGGGCGAGGTCGATCTCGGCCTCGTGGCACCGTTCTCCTACCAGGAACCCGACAACACACTGTTCCCCGGCGTGATCACGCGGATCTTCAACCCCGACGTCATGTACATGCGCGTGGAGGACGGCGAGATCACACCCATCACGGGCGACTGGGTCAACCCCACCACGCCGCCTTCCGGTTGA